The following are encoded together in the Montipora capricornis isolate CH-2021 chromosome 5, ASM3666992v2, whole genome shotgun sequence genome:
- the LOC138049903 gene encoding uncharacterized protein isoform X2: MFSQKGLQRHPVCEWNEREVLRWLRQKGLAQLWRYFRDKKIDGKALLQTTSQYLDRLGISNPTSRDKLLAAVHELKLFGGPVPDERHFRLNVPGTGNKDVITARSKRRSLPVRPPEMQLRSGSLNTQILDAIERKTPQEVLYEQSEEMCQDPKKGKVKVHTGGLQSDSEYSTVEITTQTTSKELVSLLLAVCEADAKDRNLFYVAVEIGIQKKDSSLPLSQMMVLADDARPLEIQSRQPTGEAKFHLKMRSGGILRVQAGILSPGAAYKCVQISRQTRADEVVKMILSSYGSDEPPEKFVLVESLSDSEVGRILEADECPLELQSRWSAGEQRTFTLTQAEFEGILQSDDDNKVTAKSSFNSGENYFLNEDQSPGLSNANSEEKENIEQFRERIDALDLEIGNEANHVKRKVSQIDNLRHRFHVYQEGHRKQSNNGTVDESVLSTDGPKRRKVSQIDVFRSKFLAYAHNGSKGETPSGFSPVIENTKREDNNIENKSTRKSSASRAESSDGEDLPRFSSSPPSHLQRNNQDSDNVSCQQNEKNVRKRSHPNQLTLATVLQYCRLVTLTLNREQGEGWGIELVHVTLTGSSTGGNDEDSKEEERVVYVQHNGNGQNSIVNTSSSDDFDMDLINSSETSSRQSPNSSGSSEQEIASILARTQHSTLNGEKTTDDMRQMVHKQNLRRRMGVTQGSGSNNFNLVPPEASPILSRPTSASQERPINPLPQRPSSALAQWKKEGSPQPRPGVRVVALTEGGVAEGSGELAVDDVIVEINGQFVLNSPLEPVIAAMQECNTVFMVVARAKNTEPEEENKPDYRDDLKELTLQIQNLVTKVSEMQSDLKKKDDKIKTLKKMVKKNSSDSKGKIYESVQVLV, translated from the exons ATGTTCTCGCAAAAAGGACTTCAAAGGCACCCAGTTTGCGAGTGGAATGAGAGAGAAGTGTTAAGATGGTTAAGACAAAAAGGGCTGGCACAACTTTGGCGATATTTTCGCG ATAAGAAAATCGATGGAAAAGCTTTACTCCAAACCACAAGTCAATATCTGG ATCGCCTTGGCATCTCAAACCCAACGTCACGCGACAAGCTACTTGCTGCTGTCCATGAACTCAAATTGTTTGGTGGCCCTGTTCCAGATGAAAGGCATTTTCGGCTGAATGTTCCAGGCACCGGAAATAAAGATGTAATCACCGCAAGATCAAAGAGGAGATCCTTACCGGTCAGGCCCCCGGAAATGCAACTACGCAGCG GTTCTCTAAATACGCAAATCTTGGACGCGATCGAACGAAAAACACCACAGGAGGTTCTCTATGAACAAAGCGAAGAGATGTGCCAAGATCCCAAAAAG GGGAAGGTTAAAGTGCATACAGGAGGACTTCAAAGTGATTCAGAGTACTCAACAGTTGAAATAACGACACAGACGACAAG CAAAGAGCTTGTCAGTCTACTTCTTGCGGTTTGTGAGGCTGATGCAAAGGATCGCAATTTGTTTTATGTGGCAGTGGAAATTGGGATTCAGAAGAAAG ATTCCAGTCTTCCCTTGTCTCAGATGATGGTTTTGGCGGATGATGCTCGACCATTGGAGATTCAATCCCGTCAGCCAACTGGAGAAGCCAA GTTTCATTTGAAGATGAGGAGTGGTGGGATTTTGCGTGTACAAGCAGGAATTTTGAGTCCTGGA GCAGCGTACAAATGCGTTCAGATATCTCGTCAAACCAGAGCAGATGAAGTGGTGAAGATGATCTTATCCAGTTACGGCAGTGATGAGCCACCAGAAAAGTTTGTCCTCGTAGAGAGTTTGTCAGATTCAGAAG TTGGTCGTATATTGGAAGCGGATGAATGTCCTTTGGAACTGCAGTCCCGTTGGAGTGCTGGAGAGCAAAGAACGTTTACTCTGACACAAGCCGAGTTTGAA ggAATTCTACAGAGCGATGATGATAACAAAGTAACAGCCAAATCTTCGTTTAACAGTGGTGAGAACTACTTTCTTAATGAAGATCAGTCCCCCGGTTTGTCAAATGCTAATTCTGAGGAAAAAGAGAACATCGAACAGTTCCGAGAGAGAATAGATGCTCTGGACTTGGAAATCGGAAATGAAGCGAATCATGTCAAACGCAAAGTGTCACAGATTGATAATTTGAGGCATAGATTTCACGTGTATCAAGAAGGTCACCGAAAGCAAAGCAACAATGGCACAGTTGACGAATCGGTGCTTTCCACGGACGGTCCCAAGAGGCGGAAAGTCTCGCAAATTGATGTTTTTAGGAGCAAATTTCTTGCTTATGCTCATAACGGGAGCAAAGGAGAAACGCCGAGTGGTTTTAGTCCAGTTATTGAGAATACAAAAAGAGAAGACAATAATATTGAGAATAAAAGTACCCGCAAGAGTTCTGCATCTCGCGCGGAGTCCTCGGACGGAGAGGATCTTCCCCGTTTCTCATCTTCTCCTCCATCCCATCTTCAACGTAACAACCAGGACAGTGACAACGTCTCCTGTCAACAAAACGAAAAGAATGTTCGCAAGAGATCACATCCGAATCAACTTACGTTAGCGACTGTTCTTCAATATTGCAGACTTGTAACTTTGACGCTCAATAGAGAGCAGGGAGAGGGCTGGGGCATAGAACTAGTGCATGTCACCTTAACGGGTTCCTCAACGGGCGGAAATGACGAAGATTCGAAAGAGGAAGAAAGAGTTGTTTACGTCCAGCACAACGGCAATGGGCAGAATTCGATCGTGAACACATCTTCTTCAGATGACTTTGACATGGATTTAATAAATTCATCGGAAACCAGTTCTCGGCAATCTCCTAATAGCTCTGGGTCAAGTGAACAAGAGATAGCCTCAATATTAGCAAGGACTCAACACTCCACCTTGAATGGTGAGAAGACCACTGACGACATGCGGCAAATGGTTCACAAACAGAACCTAAGAAGAAGAATGGGAGTTACACAGGGGTCGGGCTCCAATAATTTTAATCTGGTCCCTCCTGAAGCAAGTCCCATTTTATCAAGGCCTACTTCAGCGTCTCAAGAGAGGCCAATCAATCCCCTTCCTCAAAGACCCTCTTCTGCACTTGCGCAGTGGAAGAAAGAAGGAAGTCCCCAGCCTCGACCTGGAGTGCGCGTAGTTGCACTTACCGAGGGAGGGGTGGCGGAAGGCAGTGGTGAACTCGCTGTTGATGACGTTATCGTTGAG atcAACGGACAGTTTGTGCTCAATTCTCCGCTTGAGCCCGTGATCGCTGCAATGCAGGAATGTAACACTGTATTTATGGTGGTGGCGAGGGCGAAAAATACCGAACCGGAA gaagAAAACAAACCGGATTATAGGGACGATCTCAAGGAGTTAACTCTTCAGATACAAAATCTTGTCACCAAAGTCAGCGAGATGCAAAGCGACTTGAAGAAGAAAGATGATAAGATTAAAACTTTGAAGAAGATGGTCAAAAAGAACAGCAGTGACAGTAAAGGAAAAATTTATGAGTCTGTTCAAGTCCTTGTATAA
- the LOC138049903 gene encoding uncharacterized protein isoform X1 → MFSQKGLQRHPVCEWNEREVLRWLRQKGLAQLWRYFRDKKIDGKALLQTTSQYLDRLGISNPTSRDKLLAAVHELKLFGGPVPDERHFRLNVPGTGNKDVITARSKRRSLPVRPPEMQLRSVGSLNTQILDAIERKTPQEVLYEQSEEMCQDPKKGKVKVHTGGLQSDSEYSTVEITTQTTSKELVSLLLAVCEADAKDRNLFYVAVEIGIQKKDSSLPLSQMMVLADDARPLEIQSRQPTGEAKFHLKMRSGGILRVQAGILSPGAAYKCVQISRQTRADEVVKMILSSYGSDEPPEKFVLVESLSDSEVGRILEADECPLELQSRWSAGEQRTFTLTQAEFEGILQSDDDNKVTAKSSFNSGENYFLNEDQSPGLSNANSEEKENIEQFRERIDALDLEIGNEANHVKRKVSQIDNLRHRFHVYQEGHRKQSNNGTVDESVLSTDGPKRRKVSQIDVFRSKFLAYAHNGSKGETPSGFSPVIENTKREDNNIENKSTRKSSASRAESSDGEDLPRFSSSPPSHLQRNNQDSDNVSCQQNEKNVRKRSHPNQLTLATVLQYCRLVTLTLNREQGEGWGIELVHVTLTGSSTGGNDEDSKEEERVVYVQHNGNGQNSIVNTSSSDDFDMDLINSSETSSRQSPNSSGSSEQEIASILARTQHSTLNGEKTTDDMRQMVHKQNLRRRMGVTQGSGSNNFNLVPPEASPILSRPTSASQERPINPLPQRPSSALAQWKKEGSPQPRPGVRVVALTEGGVAEGSGELAVDDVIVEINGQFVLNSPLEPVIAAMQECNTVFMVVARAKNTEPEEENKPDYRDDLKELTLQIQNLVTKVSEMQSDLKKKDDKIKTLKKMVKKNSSDSKGKIYESVQVLV, encoded by the exons ATGTTCTCGCAAAAAGGACTTCAAAGGCACCCAGTTTGCGAGTGGAATGAGAGAGAAGTGTTAAGATGGTTAAGACAAAAAGGGCTGGCACAACTTTGGCGATATTTTCGCG ATAAGAAAATCGATGGAAAAGCTTTACTCCAAACCACAAGTCAATATCTGG ATCGCCTTGGCATCTCAAACCCAACGTCACGCGACAAGCTACTTGCTGCTGTCCATGAACTCAAATTGTTTGGTGGCCCTGTTCCAGATGAAAGGCATTTTCGGCTGAATGTTCCAGGCACCGGAAATAAAGATGTAATCACCGCAAGATCAAAGAGGAGATCCTTACCGGTCAGGCCCCCGGAAATGCAACTACGCAGC GTAGGTTCTCTAAATACGCAAATCTTGGACGCGATCGAACGAAAAACACCACAGGAGGTTCTCTATGAACAAAGCGAAGAGATGTGCCAAGATCCCAAAAAG GGGAAGGTTAAAGTGCATACAGGAGGACTTCAAAGTGATTCAGAGTACTCAACAGTTGAAATAACGACACAGACGACAAG CAAAGAGCTTGTCAGTCTACTTCTTGCGGTTTGTGAGGCTGATGCAAAGGATCGCAATTTGTTTTATGTGGCAGTGGAAATTGGGATTCAGAAGAAAG ATTCCAGTCTTCCCTTGTCTCAGATGATGGTTTTGGCGGATGATGCTCGACCATTGGAGATTCAATCCCGTCAGCCAACTGGAGAAGCCAA GTTTCATTTGAAGATGAGGAGTGGTGGGATTTTGCGTGTACAAGCAGGAATTTTGAGTCCTGGA GCAGCGTACAAATGCGTTCAGATATCTCGTCAAACCAGAGCAGATGAAGTGGTGAAGATGATCTTATCCAGTTACGGCAGTGATGAGCCACCAGAAAAGTTTGTCCTCGTAGAGAGTTTGTCAGATTCAGAAG TTGGTCGTATATTGGAAGCGGATGAATGTCCTTTGGAACTGCAGTCCCGTTGGAGTGCTGGAGAGCAAAGAACGTTTACTCTGACACAAGCCGAGTTTGAA ggAATTCTACAGAGCGATGATGATAACAAAGTAACAGCCAAATCTTCGTTTAACAGTGGTGAGAACTACTTTCTTAATGAAGATCAGTCCCCCGGTTTGTCAAATGCTAATTCTGAGGAAAAAGAGAACATCGAACAGTTCCGAGAGAGAATAGATGCTCTGGACTTGGAAATCGGAAATGAAGCGAATCATGTCAAACGCAAAGTGTCACAGATTGATAATTTGAGGCATAGATTTCACGTGTATCAAGAAGGTCACCGAAAGCAAAGCAACAATGGCACAGTTGACGAATCGGTGCTTTCCACGGACGGTCCCAAGAGGCGGAAAGTCTCGCAAATTGATGTTTTTAGGAGCAAATTTCTTGCTTATGCTCATAACGGGAGCAAAGGAGAAACGCCGAGTGGTTTTAGTCCAGTTATTGAGAATACAAAAAGAGAAGACAATAATATTGAGAATAAAAGTACCCGCAAGAGTTCTGCATCTCGCGCGGAGTCCTCGGACGGAGAGGATCTTCCCCGTTTCTCATCTTCTCCTCCATCCCATCTTCAACGTAACAACCAGGACAGTGACAACGTCTCCTGTCAACAAAACGAAAAGAATGTTCGCAAGAGATCACATCCGAATCAACTTACGTTAGCGACTGTTCTTCAATATTGCAGACTTGTAACTTTGACGCTCAATAGAGAGCAGGGAGAGGGCTGGGGCATAGAACTAGTGCATGTCACCTTAACGGGTTCCTCAACGGGCGGAAATGACGAAGATTCGAAAGAGGAAGAAAGAGTTGTTTACGTCCAGCACAACGGCAATGGGCAGAATTCGATCGTGAACACATCTTCTTCAGATGACTTTGACATGGATTTAATAAATTCATCGGAAACCAGTTCTCGGCAATCTCCTAATAGCTCTGGGTCAAGTGAACAAGAGATAGCCTCAATATTAGCAAGGACTCAACACTCCACCTTGAATGGTGAGAAGACCACTGACGACATGCGGCAAATGGTTCACAAACAGAACCTAAGAAGAAGAATGGGAGTTACACAGGGGTCGGGCTCCAATAATTTTAATCTGGTCCCTCCTGAAGCAAGTCCCATTTTATCAAGGCCTACTTCAGCGTCTCAAGAGAGGCCAATCAATCCCCTTCCTCAAAGACCCTCTTCTGCACTTGCGCAGTGGAAGAAAGAAGGAAGTCCCCAGCCTCGACCTGGAGTGCGCGTAGTTGCACTTACCGAGGGAGGGGTGGCGGAAGGCAGTGGTGAACTCGCTGTTGATGACGTTATCGTTGAG atcAACGGACAGTTTGTGCTCAATTCTCCGCTTGAGCCCGTGATCGCTGCAATGCAGGAATGTAACACTGTATTTATGGTGGTGGCGAGGGCGAAAAATACCGAACCGGAA gaagAAAACAAACCGGATTATAGGGACGATCTCAAGGAGTTAACTCTTCAGATACAAAATCTTGTCACCAAAGTCAGCGAGATGCAAAGCGACTTGAAGAAGAAAGATGATAAGATTAAAACTTTGAAGAAGATGGTCAAAAAGAACAGCAGTGACAGTAAAGGAAAAATTTATGAGTCTGTTCAAGTCCTTGTATAA
- the LOC138049903 gene encoding uncharacterized protein isoform X4 — translation MSTRSNEGEAEETKDKKIDGKALLQTTSQYLDRLGISNPTSRDKLLAAVHELKLFGGPVPDERHFRLNVPGTGNKDVITARSKRRSLPVRPPEMQLRSGSLNTQILDAIERKTPQEVLYEQSEEMCQDPKKGKVKVHTGGLQSDSEYSTVEITTQTTSKELVSLLLAVCEADAKDRNLFYVAVEIGIQKKDSSLPLSQMMVLADDARPLEIQSRQPTGEAKFHLKMRSGGILRVQAGILSPGAAYKCVQISRQTRADEVVKMILSSYGSDEPPEKFVLVESLSDSEVGRILEADECPLELQSRWSAGEQRTFTLTQAEFEGILQSDDDNKVTAKSSFNSGENYFLNEDQSPGLSNANSEEKENIEQFRERIDALDLEIGNEANHVKRKVSQIDNLRHRFHVYQEGHRKQSNNGTVDESVLSTDGPKRRKVSQIDVFRSKFLAYAHNGSKGETPSGFSPVIENTKREDNNIENKSTRKSSASRAESSDGEDLPRFSSSPPSHLQRNNQDSDNVSCQQNEKNVRKRSHPNQLTLATVLQYCRLVTLTLNREQGEGWGIELVHVTLTGSSTGGNDEDSKEEERVVYVQHNGNGQNSIVNTSSSDDFDMDLINSSETSSRQSPNSSGSSEQEIASILARTQHSTLNGEKTTDDMRQMVHKQNLRRRMGVTQGSGSNNFNLVPPEASPILSRPTSASQERPINPLPQRPSSALAQWKKEGSPQPRPGVRVVALTEGGVAEGSGELAVDDVIVEINGQFVLNSPLEPVIAAMQECNTVFMVVARAKNTEPEEENKPDYRDDLKELTLQIQNLVTKVSEMQSDLKKKDDKIKTLKKMVKKNSSDSKGKIYESVQVLV, via the exons ATAAGAAAATCGATGGAAAAGCTTTACTCCAAACCACAAGTCAATATCTGG ATCGCCTTGGCATCTCAAACCCAACGTCACGCGACAAGCTACTTGCTGCTGTCCATGAACTCAAATTGTTTGGTGGCCCTGTTCCAGATGAAAGGCATTTTCGGCTGAATGTTCCAGGCACCGGAAATAAAGATGTAATCACCGCAAGATCAAAGAGGAGATCCTTACCGGTCAGGCCCCCGGAAATGCAACTACGCAGCG GTTCTCTAAATACGCAAATCTTGGACGCGATCGAACGAAAAACACCACAGGAGGTTCTCTATGAACAAAGCGAAGAGATGTGCCAAGATCCCAAAAAG GGGAAGGTTAAAGTGCATACAGGAGGACTTCAAAGTGATTCAGAGTACTCAACAGTTGAAATAACGACACAGACGACAAG CAAAGAGCTTGTCAGTCTACTTCTTGCGGTTTGTGAGGCTGATGCAAAGGATCGCAATTTGTTTTATGTGGCAGTGGAAATTGGGATTCAGAAGAAAG ATTCCAGTCTTCCCTTGTCTCAGATGATGGTTTTGGCGGATGATGCTCGACCATTGGAGATTCAATCCCGTCAGCCAACTGGAGAAGCCAA GTTTCATTTGAAGATGAGGAGTGGTGGGATTTTGCGTGTACAAGCAGGAATTTTGAGTCCTGGA GCAGCGTACAAATGCGTTCAGATATCTCGTCAAACCAGAGCAGATGAAGTGGTGAAGATGATCTTATCCAGTTACGGCAGTGATGAGCCACCAGAAAAGTTTGTCCTCGTAGAGAGTTTGTCAGATTCAGAAG TTGGTCGTATATTGGAAGCGGATGAATGTCCTTTGGAACTGCAGTCCCGTTGGAGTGCTGGAGAGCAAAGAACGTTTACTCTGACACAAGCCGAGTTTGAA ggAATTCTACAGAGCGATGATGATAACAAAGTAACAGCCAAATCTTCGTTTAACAGTGGTGAGAACTACTTTCTTAATGAAGATCAGTCCCCCGGTTTGTCAAATGCTAATTCTGAGGAAAAAGAGAACATCGAACAGTTCCGAGAGAGAATAGATGCTCTGGACTTGGAAATCGGAAATGAAGCGAATCATGTCAAACGCAAAGTGTCACAGATTGATAATTTGAGGCATAGATTTCACGTGTATCAAGAAGGTCACCGAAAGCAAAGCAACAATGGCACAGTTGACGAATCGGTGCTTTCCACGGACGGTCCCAAGAGGCGGAAAGTCTCGCAAATTGATGTTTTTAGGAGCAAATTTCTTGCTTATGCTCATAACGGGAGCAAAGGAGAAACGCCGAGTGGTTTTAGTCCAGTTATTGAGAATACAAAAAGAGAAGACAATAATATTGAGAATAAAAGTACCCGCAAGAGTTCTGCATCTCGCGCGGAGTCCTCGGACGGAGAGGATCTTCCCCGTTTCTCATCTTCTCCTCCATCCCATCTTCAACGTAACAACCAGGACAGTGACAACGTCTCCTGTCAACAAAACGAAAAGAATGTTCGCAAGAGATCACATCCGAATCAACTTACGTTAGCGACTGTTCTTCAATATTGCAGACTTGTAACTTTGACGCTCAATAGAGAGCAGGGAGAGGGCTGGGGCATAGAACTAGTGCATGTCACCTTAACGGGTTCCTCAACGGGCGGAAATGACGAAGATTCGAAAGAGGAAGAAAGAGTTGTTTACGTCCAGCACAACGGCAATGGGCAGAATTCGATCGTGAACACATCTTCTTCAGATGACTTTGACATGGATTTAATAAATTCATCGGAAACCAGTTCTCGGCAATCTCCTAATAGCTCTGGGTCAAGTGAACAAGAGATAGCCTCAATATTAGCAAGGACTCAACACTCCACCTTGAATGGTGAGAAGACCACTGACGACATGCGGCAAATGGTTCACAAACAGAACCTAAGAAGAAGAATGGGAGTTACACAGGGGTCGGGCTCCAATAATTTTAATCTGGTCCCTCCTGAAGCAAGTCCCATTTTATCAAGGCCTACTTCAGCGTCTCAAGAGAGGCCAATCAATCCCCTTCCTCAAAGACCCTCTTCTGCACTTGCGCAGTGGAAGAAAGAAGGAAGTCCCCAGCCTCGACCTGGAGTGCGCGTAGTTGCACTTACCGAGGGAGGGGTGGCGGAAGGCAGTGGTGAACTCGCTGTTGATGACGTTATCGTTGAG atcAACGGACAGTTTGTGCTCAATTCTCCGCTTGAGCCCGTGATCGCTGCAATGCAGGAATGTAACACTGTATTTATGGTGGTGGCGAGGGCGAAAAATACCGAACCGGAA gaagAAAACAAACCGGATTATAGGGACGATCTCAAGGAGTTAACTCTTCAGATACAAAATCTTGTCACCAAAGTCAGCGAGATGCAAAGCGACTTGAAGAAGAAAGATGATAAGATTAAAACTTTGAAGAAGATGGTCAAAAAGAACAGCAGTGACAGTAAAGGAAAAATTTATGAGTCTGTTCAAGTCCTTGTATAA
- the LOC138049903 gene encoding uncharacterized protein isoform X3: MSTRSNEGEAEETKDKKIDGKALLQTTSQYLDRLGISNPTSRDKLLAAVHELKLFGGPVPDERHFRLNVPGTGNKDVITARSKRRSLPVRPPEMQLRSVGSLNTQILDAIERKTPQEVLYEQSEEMCQDPKKGKVKVHTGGLQSDSEYSTVEITTQTTSKELVSLLLAVCEADAKDRNLFYVAVEIGIQKKDSSLPLSQMMVLADDARPLEIQSRQPTGEAKFHLKMRSGGILRVQAGILSPGAAYKCVQISRQTRADEVVKMILSSYGSDEPPEKFVLVESLSDSEVGRILEADECPLELQSRWSAGEQRTFTLTQAEFEGILQSDDDNKVTAKSSFNSGENYFLNEDQSPGLSNANSEEKENIEQFRERIDALDLEIGNEANHVKRKVSQIDNLRHRFHVYQEGHRKQSNNGTVDESVLSTDGPKRRKVSQIDVFRSKFLAYAHNGSKGETPSGFSPVIENTKREDNNIENKSTRKSSASRAESSDGEDLPRFSSSPPSHLQRNNQDSDNVSCQQNEKNVRKRSHPNQLTLATVLQYCRLVTLTLNREQGEGWGIELVHVTLTGSSTGGNDEDSKEEERVVYVQHNGNGQNSIVNTSSSDDFDMDLINSSETSSRQSPNSSGSSEQEIASILARTQHSTLNGEKTTDDMRQMVHKQNLRRRMGVTQGSGSNNFNLVPPEASPILSRPTSASQERPINPLPQRPSSALAQWKKEGSPQPRPGVRVVALTEGGVAEGSGELAVDDVIVEINGQFVLNSPLEPVIAAMQECNTVFMVVARAKNTEPEEENKPDYRDDLKELTLQIQNLVTKVSEMQSDLKKKDDKIKTLKKMVKKNSSDSKGKIYESVQVLV, from the exons ATAAGAAAATCGATGGAAAAGCTTTACTCCAAACCACAAGTCAATATCTGG ATCGCCTTGGCATCTCAAACCCAACGTCACGCGACAAGCTACTTGCTGCTGTCCATGAACTCAAATTGTTTGGTGGCCCTGTTCCAGATGAAAGGCATTTTCGGCTGAATGTTCCAGGCACCGGAAATAAAGATGTAATCACCGCAAGATCAAAGAGGAGATCCTTACCGGTCAGGCCCCCGGAAATGCAACTACGCAGC GTAGGTTCTCTAAATACGCAAATCTTGGACGCGATCGAACGAAAAACACCACAGGAGGTTCTCTATGAACAAAGCGAAGAGATGTGCCAAGATCCCAAAAAG GGGAAGGTTAAAGTGCATACAGGAGGACTTCAAAGTGATTCAGAGTACTCAACAGTTGAAATAACGACACAGACGACAAG CAAAGAGCTTGTCAGTCTACTTCTTGCGGTTTGTGAGGCTGATGCAAAGGATCGCAATTTGTTTTATGTGGCAGTGGAAATTGGGATTCAGAAGAAAG ATTCCAGTCTTCCCTTGTCTCAGATGATGGTTTTGGCGGATGATGCTCGACCATTGGAGATTCAATCCCGTCAGCCAACTGGAGAAGCCAA GTTTCATTTGAAGATGAGGAGTGGTGGGATTTTGCGTGTACAAGCAGGAATTTTGAGTCCTGGA GCAGCGTACAAATGCGTTCAGATATCTCGTCAAACCAGAGCAGATGAAGTGGTGAAGATGATCTTATCCAGTTACGGCAGTGATGAGCCACCAGAAAAGTTTGTCCTCGTAGAGAGTTTGTCAGATTCAGAAG TTGGTCGTATATTGGAAGCGGATGAATGTCCTTTGGAACTGCAGTCCCGTTGGAGTGCTGGAGAGCAAAGAACGTTTACTCTGACACAAGCCGAGTTTGAA ggAATTCTACAGAGCGATGATGATAACAAAGTAACAGCCAAATCTTCGTTTAACAGTGGTGAGAACTACTTTCTTAATGAAGATCAGTCCCCCGGTTTGTCAAATGCTAATTCTGAGGAAAAAGAGAACATCGAACAGTTCCGAGAGAGAATAGATGCTCTGGACTTGGAAATCGGAAATGAAGCGAATCATGTCAAACGCAAAGTGTCACAGATTGATAATTTGAGGCATAGATTTCACGTGTATCAAGAAGGTCACCGAAAGCAAAGCAACAATGGCACAGTTGACGAATCGGTGCTTTCCACGGACGGTCCCAAGAGGCGGAAAGTCTCGCAAATTGATGTTTTTAGGAGCAAATTTCTTGCTTATGCTCATAACGGGAGCAAAGGAGAAACGCCGAGTGGTTTTAGTCCAGTTATTGAGAATACAAAAAGAGAAGACAATAATATTGAGAATAAAAGTACCCGCAAGAGTTCTGCATCTCGCGCGGAGTCCTCGGACGGAGAGGATCTTCCCCGTTTCTCATCTTCTCCTCCATCCCATCTTCAACGTAACAACCAGGACAGTGACAACGTCTCCTGTCAACAAAACGAAAAGAATGTTCGCAAGAGATCACATCCGAATCAACTTACGTTAGCGACTGTTCTTCAATATTGCAGACTTGTAACTTTGACGCTCAATAGAGAGCAGGGAGAGGGCTGGGGCATAGAACTAGTGCATGTCACCTTAACGGGTTCCTCAACGGGCGGAAATGACGAAGATTCGAAAGAGGAAGAAAGAGTTGTTTACGTCCAGCACAACGGCAATGGGCAGAATTCGATCGTGAACACATCTTCTTCAGATGACTTTGACATGGATTTAATAAATTCATCGGAAACCAGTTCTCGGCAATCTCCTAATAGCTCTGGGTCAAGTGAACAAGAGATAGCCTCAATATTAGCAAGGACTCAACACTCCACCTTGAATGGTGAGAAGACCACTGACGACATGCGGCAAATGGTTCACAAACAGAACCTAAGAAGAAGAATGGGAGTTACACAGGGGTCGGGCTCCAATAATTTTAATCTGGTCCCTCCTGAAGCAAGTCCCATTTTATCAAGGCCTACTTCAGCGTCTCAAGAGAGGCCAATCAATCCCCTTCCTCAAAGACCCTCTTCTGCACTTGCGCAGTGGAAGAAAGAAGGAAGTCCCCAGCCTCGACCTGGAGTGCGCGTAGTTGCACTTACCGAGGGAGGGGTGGCGGAAGGCAGTGGTGAACTCGCTGTTGATGACGTTATCGTTGAG atcAACGGACAGTTTGTGCTCAATTCTCCGCTTGAGCCCGTGATCGCTGCAATGCAGGAATGTAACACTGTATTTATGGTGGTGGCGAGGGCGAAAAATACCGAACCGGAA gaagAAAACAAACCGGATTATAGGGACGATCTCAAGGAGTTAACTCTTCAGATACAAAATCTTGTCACCAAAGTCAGCGAGATGCAAAGCGACTTGAAGAAGAAAGATGATAAGATTAAAACTTTGAAGAAGATGGTCAAAAAGAACAGCAGTGACAGTAAAGGAAAAATTTATGAGTCTGTTCAAGTCCTTGTATAA